The following are encoded together in the Callithrix jacchus isolate 240 chromosome 19, calJac240_pri, whole genome shotgun sequence genome:
- the CENPF gene encoding centromere protein F isoform X1 has translation MKSCKQLEEEMETLQKELSQLEAAQGRQKTDAAVPGPSPIPSATEKRLASDQNKASGKRQRSSGIWENGRGSTPSTPETFSKKSKKAVVRGIHPAEDTEDTEFELEGLSEVVNKGFADIPTGKTGPYILQENNHGNSDRPPPGCTEVSTLPTESQQRKSCRVPQTNSWWQQITKGQTTVNIHLLFDINRVRIRHCTP, from the exons ATGAAATCCTGTAAACAGCTGGAAGAGGAAATGGAGACACTGCAGAAAGAACTGTCTCAACTTGAAGCTGCACAGGGGAGGCAGAAAACAG ATGCAGCTGTTCCAGGTCCATCTCCAATTCCTTCTGCTACTGAAAAGAGGTTAGCATCTGACCAAAACAAAGCTTCAGGCAAGAGGCAAAGGTCCAGTGGGATATGGGAAAATGGTAGAGGATCAACACCTTCTACTCCAGAGACATTTtctaaaaaaagtaagaaagcagTCGTGAGAGGTATTCACCCTGCAGAGGACACGGAAGATACTGAGTTTGAACTAGAGGGACTTTCAGAAGTTGTAAACAAAG GGTTTGCTGACATCCCAACCGGAAAGACCGGCCCATATATCCTGCAGGAAAACAACCATGGCAACTCGGACCGGCCCCCACCTGGCTGCACAGAAGTTAGCACTCTCCCCACTGAGTCTCAGCAAAGAAAATCTTGCAGAGTCCCCCAAACCAACAGCTGGTGGCAGCAGATCACAAAAGGCCAAACTACTGTCAACATTCATCTACTGTTTGATATTAACAGGGTGAGGATTAGACACTGCACTCCCTAA
- the CENPF gene encoding centromere protein F isoform X2 yields the protein MKSCKQLEEEMETLQKELSQLEAAQGRQKTDAAVPGPSPIPSATEKRLASDQNKASGKRQRSSGIWENGRGSTPSTPETFSKKSKKAVVRGIHPAEDTEDTEFELEGLSEVVNKGQSCSAEPSGFRQSSENPPRNLSWSINFLREVRLTAPERA from the exons ATGAAATCCTGTAAACAGCTGGAAGAGGAAATGGAGACACTGCAGAAAGAACTGTCTCAACTTGAAGCTGCACAGGGGAGGCAGAAAACAG ATGCAGCTGTTCCAGGTCCATCTCCAATTCCTTCTGCTACTGAAAAGAGGTTAGCATCTGACCAAAACAAAGCTTCAGGCAAGAGGCAAAGGTCCAGTGGGATATGGGAAAATGGTAGAGGATCAACACCTTCTACTCCAGAGACATTTtctaaaaaaagtaagaaagcagTCGTGAGAGGTATTCACCCTGCAGAGGACACGGAAGATACTGAGTTTGAACTAGAGGGACTTTCAGAAGTTGTAAACAAAG GTCAAAGCTGCTCAGCAGAGCCCAGTGGATTCAGGCAATCCTCCGAGAACCCACCACGAAATCTCTCTTGGTCAATAAACTTCCTGAGAGAAGTCCGGCTGACAGCCCCAGAGAGGGCCTGA